The following DNA comes from Anopheles coustani chromosome 2, idAnoCousDA_361_x.2, whole genome shotgun sequence.
CAATTATGtccaaaatttaaaattgcgtacgataataaaatttgctcGTTGCTTCTGACTCTGCTCAACCAAACCTAAAATAACATGCCAATGCAATATCACGTACGCTTATCTTTTGGATCGTTTGAACAAAtttcttttgatttaaaacgtgtCAATTAATATGGCTCCCGTTTATTAACATgtcacgaaacgaaacgaaaacataaaaaaacccggatgaacatgaaacaaacaaaaacaaattgcaaaacacaaATATCTTCACCTTTTCATCCATATCCAACTCAATGTGTGCTACATCATGGGGGctaaaatcaaaacacacaGGGTGGCCATCATACGAGTTTATCGGTAAAGTATAGTTTATATTTCCGTTGACTTTGTTGTGTACGATTGCTCGTAATTGCACTGATTGCACATTCACTACAAACGCACTGTTGTTTCACGCGCACTTGCTTCTTCTATTTGAGtcttaatttttaattttgattatcCATAGTTATTTTAGCtttatcttttttccttcttagttaatttgatttcttttttcatttacgtATTCTATTGAAGTTGGTAAATATAGTGAGTTTTCCCATAATCTTTCATCTGTTGACGATTATCGTTAACAGATATAACATTATTGAACCTTTTACTCAACTTTTGAAgttctttttgaaactttgcaATGTTACTTTGAGTGTTAGGTGTGGCACCTATTGTATTTCAAGATATTAACGTAAATGATCGTATTGAAAGGAAGACTTAAAGATCATCTTGGTTGTTATTTCAACATTGTATCTCCGATATGCGTCGGTCAACTTGCTCTGCGGTGTTGGatcttgttttcatttttgcttgtttttcaaaGTAAATTAGTTTAGTAAATTAGATTTTACATTTGAATGGTTTAAAGTACAGATGGATAAAGTTAAAATCGGCATCGTTCACGGACTTCCCTATACACAAATGCTGCATGAGATTTATATAGTGAAAGGTTTATGAGTGTCAACGCCTTGGTCTGATTTTAAACATGTAAAACGGTCTAGTAAAAAACTCATTGCTAACCATCTCATTGGGAGTATGATCAATACGTtgtaaatcaatttcaatgatttaaaaaaaaaaagcggatTCATTTTACAATAATTAACATTATCTGTTGCAGTTTGGTGAGTTGGTATGAGTGACAATGGTAATTTGAGTGGTGTTATTGTTTCGTAACTAGTACGAATGAGTTCAGTATGAACAGAATGCGCGGAAGCACGTTCCGCAAATGTTCTAATCCACAAACTCCGATCATGCACAGCCTAATCAATCTCCTCCCCGTATTTCCAGCAATTCGATAACGTAATGCTAATGTGTatatcttttctttatttcacgCTGATGGCCAACCAAACACACAGGGTGAGCTAGAACAACAGCTGCTTCAAGCAAATCCCATTCTAGAAGCGTTCGGTAACGCCAAGACGGTGAAAAACGATAACTCGTCTCGCTTCGTAAGTATCATCTGAGTTGTGTCGTTATCCCGTTGTAATCCGCAAGGTATCAAATGAAACCCTGTCATTTCCACACACATTGTAGGGTAAATTCATTCGGATAAACTTTGACGCCTCGGGCTTCATCTCTGGCGCCAACATCGAGACGTATCTGCTGGAGAAGTCACGTGCCATTCGCCAGGCGAAGGACGAGCGTACATTCCACATTTTCTACCAGCTGTTGGCGGGTGCGTCGCCCGAACAACGTCAGCGCTTTATCCTGGACGATGTGAAGACGTACCCGTTCCTGTCGAACGGTGGGCTGCCGGTACCCGGCGTTGACGATTATGCCGAGTTCCAAGCGACGGTTAAGAGCATGAACATAATGGGCATGACGGCGGATGACTTCAACTCGATCTTCCGCATTGTGAGTGCCGTGCTGCTGTTTGGCTCGATGACATTCAAGCAGGAACGCAGCTCCGATCAGGCTACGCTACCGGACAACACGGTCGCCCAGAAGATCGCGCATTTGCTGGGGCTGAGTGTAACGGACATGACGAAGGCATTCCTAACGCCGCGTATCAAGGTCGGCCGGGACTTTGTGACCAAGGCTCAGACGAAAGAGCAGGTCGAGTTCGCGGTGGAGGCCATCGCAAAGGCGTGCTATGAGAAGATGTTCAAGTGGTTGGTGAACCGTATTAACCGTTCGCTGGATCGCACCAAACGCCAGGGTGCGTCGTTCATCGGCATCCTCGATATGGCCGGCTTTGAGATCTTCGAGCTGAACTCGTTCGAGCAGCTTTGTATCAACTACACCAACGAGAAGTTGCAGCAGCTGTTCAATCACACCATGTTCATTCTTGAGCAGGAGGAGTATCAGCGCGAAGGAATCGAGTGGAAGTTCATCGACTTTGGGCTCGATCTACAGCCGACCATTGACCTGATTGACAAACCGGGCGGCATCATGGCTCTACTGGATGAGGAGTGCTGGTTCCCGAAGGCGACTGACAAGTCGTTCGTGGAAAAGCTGGCTGCGGCCCACTCGATGCATCCGAAGTTCATGAAGACGGACTTCCGCGGTGTGGCGGACTTCGCTGTTGTGCACTATGCCGGTAAGGTGGACTATTCGGCTACCAAGTGGCTGATGAAGAACATGGACCCACTGAACGAAAATGTCGTGTCGCTGCTGCAAGCCTCGCAGGACCCGTTCGTCGTGCAGATCTGGAAGGACGCCGAGATTGTTGGCATGGCGCAGCAGGCGCTCACCGACACTCAGTTTGGCGCTCGCACGCGTAAGGGCATGTTCCGTACGGTTTCCCATTTGTACAAGGAGCAGCTGGCCAAGCTGATGGACACACTGCGCAACACCAATCCGAACTTTGTGCGCTGTATCATCCCCAACCACGAAAAGCGCGCGGGCAAGATCGATGCGCCGCTCGTGCTCGATCAGCTGCGTTGCAACGGTGTGCTGGAGGGTATCCGTATCTGCCGCCAGGGCTTCCCGAATCGCATCCCGTTCCAGGAGTTCCGTCAACGCTACGAGCTGCTCACGCCCAACGTCATCCCGAAGGGCTTCATGGATGGCAAACGGGCTTGCGAACAGATGATCAAATCGCTCGAGCTGGACTCGAACCTGTACCGTATCGGTCAGTCGAAGATCTTCTTCCGTGCGGGCGTACTGGCGCACTTGGAAGAAGAACGCGACTACAAGATCACCGATCTGATCGTGAACTTCCAGGCGTACTGCCGTGGTTTCCTCGCCCGTCGCAACTACCAGAAGCGCCTACAGCAGCTCAACGCGATTCGTATCATCCAGCGCAACTGTGCGGCCTATCTAAAGCTGCGCAACTGGCAGTGGTGGCGTCTGTACACCAAGGTCAAGCCCCTGCTGGAAGTAACCAAGCAGGAGGAGAAGTTGGTGCAGAAGGAGGATGAGCTGCGCCAGATTCGCGACAAGCTCGACAATCTCTCCAAAAGCTCGCAGGAGTATGAAAAGAAGTTCCAGCAagcgatggaagaaaaaacgcaCCTCGCAGAACAGCTGCAAGCCGAGATCGAGTTGTGCGCCGAGGCGGAAGAGGGTCGTGCCCGGCTGGTCGCTCGCAAGCAGGAGCTAGAGGAGTTGATGCAGGATCTGGAGTCCCGCAtcgaggaagaggaggagcgCGTAAACGCACTTACGGGTGAGAAGAAGAAATTGCAGATCAACATACAGGACTTGGAGGAGCagttggaggaggaggaggcagCCCGGCAAAAGCTCCAACTCGAGAAGGTTCAGCTGGATGCGAAGCTTAAGAAGATGGAGGAAGATGTGGCGTTGATCGAGGACCAGAACCACAAGCTGGTGAAGGAAAAGAAGCTGCTGGAAGAGCGTGCAAACGATCTATCGCAAACGCTCGCCGAAGAGGAGGAGAAAGCGAAACATCTGGCCAAGCTTAAGGTGAAGCACGAGTCGACGATTGCCGAGCTGGAGGAACGCTTGCTAAAGGATCACCAGCAGCGCCAGGAGTCGGATCGTTCGAAGCGCAAGATCGAAACCGAGGTAGCCGACCTGAAGGAGCAGATCAATGAACGGCGCGTGCAGATAGAGGAGATGCAACAGCAGCTGATCAAACGCGAAGAGGAACTGGCTCAGACGCTTGTGCGCATCGACGAGGAGTCGGCCGCGAAGGCCGCAGCGCAGAAGACACAGCGCGAGCTCGAGTCACAGTTGGCAGAGATCCAGGAGGATTTGGAGGCAGAAAAACTTGCCCGCTCGAAGGCCGAGAAGCAGAAGCGCGACCTTAATGAAGAGCTGGAAGCTTTGAAAAACGAGCTCCTTGATTCTTTGGACACGACCGCCGGTAAGTTATCGTTATTACTCATTTCATTCAATGTCAACTGTTAACCAACCGATGTTTCTAACAGCCCAACAAGAACTTCGCTCCAAGCGTGAACAGGAGGTTGCGACATTGAAGAAAACGCTGGAAGATGAGTCCTCGAATCACGAGGCAACTCTTATGGACATGCGCCACAAGCATGCTCAGGAGATCTCGTCCATCAATGAGCAGTTGGAGAATTTGAAGAAGCTCAAGGGCGGCCTCGAGAAGAGCAAGCAAACGCTGGAGGCGGAAAATGCCGATCTTGCCACCGAGTTGCGTAACGTCAATCAGTCGCGCCAGGAGAACGACCGCCGCCGCAAACAGGCCGAAACGCAGATCGCTGAACTACAGGTAGGAAGAAAGACCATTTCGAGCAGGAAAAGTATTTAGTTCTTATTTGCAAACAATGTGAAAGCATGCGTTCTTTATGGaactttttcttatttatttatttatgcttaTTTTCTACAAACTCTGCAAGGATTATGTTGAGTATTTGGAAGTAATGTattgtgatttttgtttttgtttttctattttattattttggaaACGTTGTGTATGTGGTTCCTTCTTTTGCATTGGTTTTCATTTGGCTTCTCCCATTTGCCATTAGGTAAAACTTGCCGAAGTCGAACGCGTTCGAGTTGAGCTGCAGGATAAGGTTACCAAACTGCAACAGGAGACCGACAACATCACGCAGCAGTTGGACGAAGCCGAGCTGAAAGCATCAGCTGCGATCAAGAGCGCCGGCAACTTGGAGAGTCAGCTAACTGAGGCACAACAGCTCCTCGAGGAGGAAACCCGCCAGAAGCTGGCCCTAAGTTCGAAGCTGCGCCAGATCGAATCCGAAAAGGATGCACTCGCCGAACAGCTTGAGGAAGACGAAGAAGCGAAAAAGAGCTACGAAAAGAAGCTGGCCGAGCTGAACATTACCATACAAGAGATGAAGAAACGTTCGGAGGAGGAGTCCGATGTGGCGAAGGAGTTGGAGGAGTCGAAGAAAAAGATGAACAAGGACATCGAGACACTGCAGCGTCAAATTCAGGAGCTTCAGGCGACCAACGATCGGTTGGACAAGAGCAAAAAGAAGATCCAGTCGGAATTGGAGGATGCCACGATCGAGCTGGAGACGCAGCGCACCAAGGTGCTGGAGCTcgagaagaagcagaagaattTCGACAAGGTGTTGGCCGAGGAGAAGGCCATCAGCGAGCAGCACGCACAGGAGCGGGATGCGGCAGAACGGGAAGCGcgcgaaaaggaaacgaaggTGCTTTCGCTGACTCGCGAGCTCGACGAGGCGTTTGAGAAAATCGACGAGCTTGAAACGAAGCGCAAGGCACTGCAGAATGAACTGGATGAGCTTGCCAATACACAGGTAAGGATTTACCCGAGCAGTAATGAATgggattttttataataatttgatgttgtttttgtaaatAGGGCACAGCGGACAAGAACGTGCACGAGCTGGAAAAGGCGAAGCGTTCCCTCGAAAGCCAGCTGGCTGAACTTAAAGCACAAAATGAGGAACTGGAGGATGATCTTCAGCTGACGGAGGATGCCAAGCTGCGCTTGGAAGTGAACATGCAAGCCCTACGCGCACAATTCGAGCGGGACATTCAGGCAAAGGAGGAACAATCGGAAGAGAAGCGTCGCGGACTGGTAAAAGCCCTGCGCGATCTGGAAGCCGAGTTAGACGAGGAACGCAAGCAGCGCGCAGCGGCCGTTGCGGCTAAGAAGAAGCTCGAGGGTGATCTGAAGGACATGGAAGCAACGCTCGAGATGAACAATAAGGTGAAGGAGGACGCGCTGAAGCAAGCGAAGAAACTGCAAGCACAAATCAAGGACGCGATCCGGGACGCCGAGGAAGCTAAGGCAGCTAAGGAGGAGTTAGCGGCCGTTAGTAAGGAGGCAGAACGCAAAGCGAAGACGCTCGAGGCGGAGGTGATGCAGCTATCGGAGGACCTTTCGAGCTCGGAGCGGGCACGTCGGGCCGCGGAAACGGAGCGCGACGAGCTGCTGGAGGAGATAAACTCCAACTCGAACAAGGGCTCGCTCATGATCGATGAGAAGCGCCGACTGGAGGCGCGCATTGCCGCCCTCGAGGAGGAGTTGGAAGAGGAGCAGTCCAACCTGGAGCTGATGGTCGACCGTAACCGCAAGGCGCAGCTAACGATCGAGCAACTGACGACGGAGCTGGCAACGGAAAAGTCGAACGCGCAGAATTACGAAACCGTCAAGTCGGGCCTGGAGCGCCAGAACAAGGACCTGAAGGCGAAGCTGTCCGAGCTCGAGACGGCTCTGCGTACGAAGGTGAAGGCGGCAACGGCCGCATCCGAGGCgaagatcatcaacctagagAAGCAGctcg
Coding sequences within:
- the LOC131265842 gene encoding myosin heavy chain, non-muscle isoform X1, which codes for MAEDLRDRNDPELKYLSVERNSFNDPATQAEWTQKRLVWVPHESQGFVAASIKGERGDEVEVELAETGKRVLVLKDDIQKMNPPKFDKVEDMAELTCLNEASVLHNIKDRYYSGLIYTYSGLFCVVVNPYKKLPIYTEKIMEKYKGIKRHEVPPHVFAITDTAYRSMLQDREDQSILCTGESGAGKTENTKKVIQYLAYVAASKPKGSVAAPTPALIIGGHHTSLSGELEQQLLQANPILEAFGNAKTVKNDNSSRFGKFIRINFDASGFISGANIETYLLEKSRAIRQAKDERTFHIFYQLLAGASPEQRQRFILDDVKTYPFLSNGGLPVPGVDDYAEFQATVKSMNIMGMTADDFNSIFRIVSAVLLFGSMTFKQERSSDQATLPDNTVAQKIAHLLGLSVTDMTKAFLTPRIKVGRDFVTKAQTKEQVEFAVEAIAKACYEKMFKWLVNRINRSLDRTKRQGASFIGILDMAGFEIFELNSFEQLCINYTNEKLQQLFNHTMFILEQEEYQREGIEWKFIDFGLDLQPTIDLIDKPGGIMALLDEECWFPKATDKSFVEKLAAAHSMHPKFMKTDFRGVADFAVVHYAGKVDYSATKWLMKNMDPLNENVVSLLQASQDPFVVQIWKDAEIVGMAQQALTDTQFGARTRKGMFRTVSHLYKEQLAKLMDTLRNTNPNFVRCIIPNHEKRAGKIDAPLVLDQLRCNGVLEGIRICRQGFPNRIPFQEFRQRYELLTPNVIPKGFMDGKRACEQMIKSLELDSNLYRIGQSKIFFRAGVLAHLEEERDYKITDLIVNFQAYCRGFLARRNYQKRLQQLNAIRIIQRNCAAYLKLRNWQWWRLYTKVKPLLEVTKQEEKLVQKEDELRQIRDKLDNLSKSSQEYEKKFQQAMEEKTHLAEQLQAEIELCAEAEEGRARLVARKQELEELMQDLESRIEEEEERVNALTGEKKKLQINIQDLEEQLEEEEAARQKLQLEKVQLDAKLKKMEEDVALIEDQNHKLVKEKKLLEERANDLSQTLAEEEEKAKHLAKLKVKHESTIAELEERLLKDHQQRQESDRSKRKIETEVADLKEQINERRVQIEEMQQQLIKREEELAQTLVRIDEESAAKAAAQKTQRELESQLAEIQEDLEAEKLARSKAEKQKRDLNEELEALKNELLDSLDTTAAQQELRSKREQEVATLKKTLEDESSNHEATLMDMRHKHAQEISSINEQLENLKKLKGGLEKSKQTLEAENADLATELRNVNQSRQENDRRRKQAETQIAELQVKLAEVERVRVELQDKVTKLQQETDNITQQLDEAELKASAAIKSAGNLESQLTEAQQLLEEETRQKLALSSKLRQIESEKDALAEQLEEDEEAKKSYEKKLAELNITIQEMKKRSEEESDVAKELEESKKKMNKDIETLQRQIQELQATNDRLDKSKKKIQSELEDATIELETQRTKVLELEKKQKNFDKVLAEEKAISEQHAQERDAAEREAREKETKVLSLTRELDEAFEKIDELETKRKALQNELDELANTQGTADKNVHELEKAKRSLESQLAELKAQNEELEDDLQLTEDAKLRLEVNMQALRAQFERDIQAKEEQSEEKRRGLVKALRDLEAELDEERKQRAAAVAAKKKLEGDLKDMEATLEMNNKVKEDALKQAKKLQAQIKDAIRDAEEAKAAKEELAAVSKEAERKAKTLEAEVMQLSEDLSSSERARRAAETERDELLEEINSNSNKGSLMIDEKRRLEARIAALEEELEEEQSNLELMVDRNRKAQLTIEQLTTELATEKSNAQNYETVKSGLERQNKDLKAKLSELETALRTKVKAATAASEAKIINLEKQLENETKERLTVQKSNRKLEKRIKELTLNIEDERRHADQYKEQIEKVNNRMKTLKRNLDEAEEEIQKEKTLKRKAQRECEDMLEGHEALSRELNALKSKLRRGGAMGSLSSSRLTPKRENDSMSVQDESLDGEDNSN
- the LOC131265842 gene encoding myosin heavy chain, non-muscle isoform X2, whose protein sequence is MAEDLRDRNDPELKYLSVERNSFNDPATQAEWTQKRLVWVPHESQGFVAASIKGERGDEVEVELAETGKRVLVLKDDIQKMNPPKFDKVEDMAELTCLNEASVLHNIKDRYYSGLIYTYSGLFCVVVNPYKKLPIYTEKIMEKYKGIKRHEVPPHVFAITDTAYRSMLQDREDQSILCTGESGAGKTENTKKVIQYLAYVAASKPKGSVAAPTPALIIGELEQQLLQANPILEAFGNAKTVKNDNSSRFGKFIRINFDASGFISGANIETYLLEKSRAIRQAKDERTFHIFYQLLAGASPEQRQRFILDDVKTYPFLSNGGLPVPGVDDYAEFQATVKSMNIMGMTADDFNSIFRIVSAVLLFGSMTFKQERSSDQATLPDNTVAQKIAHLLGLSVTDMTKAFLTPRIKVGRDFVTKAQTKEQVEFAVEAIAKACYEKMFKWLVNRINRSLDRTKRQGASFIGILDMAGFEIFELNSFEQLCINYTNEKLQQLFNHTMFILEQEEYQREGIEWKFIDFGLDLQPTIDLIDKPGGIMALLDEECWFPKATDKSFVEKLAAAHSMHPKFMKTDFRGVADFAVVHYAGKVDYSATKWLMKNMDPLNENVVSLLQASQDPFVVQIWKDAEIVGMAQQALTDTQFGARTRKGMFRTVSHLYKEQLAKLMDTLRNTNPNFVRCIIPNHEKRAGKIDAPLVLDQLRCNGVLEGIRICRQGFPNRIPFQEFRQRYELLTPNVIPKGFMDGKRACEQMIKSLELDSNLYRIGQSKIFFRAGVLAHLEEERDYKITDLIVNFQAYCRGFLARRNYQKRLQQLNAIRIIQRNCAAYLKLRNWQWWRLYTKVKPLLEVTKQEEKLVQKEDELRQIRDKLDNLSKSSQEYEKKFQQAMEEKTHLAEQLQAEIELCAEAEEGRARLVARKQELEELMQDLESRIEEEEERVNALTGEKKKLQINIQDLEEQLEEEEAARQKLQLEKVQLDAKLKKMEEDVALIEDQNHKLVKEKKLLEERANDLSQTLAEEEEKAKHLAKLKVKHESTIAELEERLLKDHQQRQESDRSKRKIETEVADLKEQINERRVQIEEMQQQLIKREEELAQTLVRIDEESAAKAAAQKTQRELESQLAEIQEDLEAEKLARSKAEKQKRDLNEELEALKNELLDSLDTTAAQQELRSKREQEVATLKKTLEDESSNHEATLMDMRHKHAQEISSINEQLENLKKLKGGLEKSKQTLEAENADLATELRNVNQSRQENDRRRKQAETQIAELQVKLAEVERVRVELQDKVTKLQQETDNITQQLDEAELKASAAIKSAGNLESQLTEAQQLLEEETRQKLALSSKLRQIESEKDALAEQLEEDEEAKKSYEKKLAELNITIQEMKKRSEEESDVAKELEESKKKMNKDIETLQRQIQELQATNDRLDKSKKKIQSELEDATIELETQRTKVLELEKKQKNFDKVLAEEKAISEQHAQERDAAEREAREKETKVLSLTRELDEAFEKIDELETKRKALQNELDELANTQGTADKNVHELEKAKRSLESQLAELKAQNEELEDDLQLTEDAKLRLEVNMQALRAQFERDIQAKEEQSEEKRRGLVKALRDLEAELDEERKQRAAAVAAKKKLEGDLKDMEATLEMNNKVKEDALKQAKKLQAQIKDAIRDAEEAKAAKEELAAVSKEAERKAKTLEAEVMQLSEDLSSSERARRAAETERDELLEEINSNSNKGSLMIDEKRRLEARIAALEEELEEEQSNLELMVDRNRKAQLTIEQLTTELATEKSNAQNYETVKSGLERQNKDLKAKLSELETALRTKVKAATAASEAKIINLEKQLENETKERLTVQKSNRKLEKRIKELTLNIEDERRHADQYKEQIEKVNNRMKTLKRNLDEAEEEIQKEKTLKRKAQRECEDMLEGHEALSRELNALKSKLRRGGAMGSLSSSRLTPKRENDSMSVQDESLDGEDNSN